A genome region from Acinetobacter lwoffii includes the following:
- a CDS encoding A1S_2505 family phage non-structural protein, translating to MTYHYHDESIVKSLPENTVFVFGSNLAGQHGGGAARTALEHFGAVMGVGRGWAGQSYAIPTMNEHLQQMPLSQIQHYIDDFKIYTKNHPKNKYFITSLGCGIAGYKVEEIAPMFKGISRNVIFPQSFRPFVEKPLPKLSANFLHTIFRDSVILTPASDELIEELPLTENEKSLARIILNTQIYPTDSNGRERVFEIEDILHNLNTKLVDFQSHSEGAMLFGGVILALLELYNINEKDFIDVWQGEREIAPPKPENKARKSIR from the coding sequence ATGACTTACCACTATCACGATGAAAGTATTGTTAAATCCCTTCCGGAAAATACGGTTTTTGTTTTTGGCAGCAACTTGGCTGGACAGCATGGTGGTGGAGCAGCCAGAACGGCACTTGAGCATTTTGGTGCAGTCATGGGCGTGGGTCGTGGCTGGGCGGGTCAGAGCTATGCTATTCCAACAATGAACGAGCATTTGCAACAAATGCCACTCTCACAAATCCAGCACTATATTGATGACTTTAAGATTTACACCAAAAACCATCCTAAAAATAAATATTTTATTACTTCCTTGGGTTGTGGGATCGCAGGTTATAAGGTAGAGGAAATTGCACCGATGTTTAAAGGCATCTCACGTAATGTGATTTTCCCGCAATCTTTCCGTCCTTTTGTCGAAAAGCCGCTGCCAAAATTAAGCGCAAATTTTTTACATACCATATTCCGCGATTCGGTCATTTTAACTCCAGCCAGCGATGAATTGATTGAAGAACTGCCTTTGACCGAAAATGAAAAAAGCTTGGCGAGAATTATTTTAAATACCCAGATCTATCCGACCGACAGCAATGGGCGGGAACGTGTCTTTGAAATTGAAGATATCCTGCACAACCTGAATACCAAGCTGGTTGATTTTCAGAGCCATTCAGAAGGTGCCATGTTGTTTGGAGGCGTGATTTTAGCACTCCTAGAACTTTATAATATTAACGAGAAAGATTTTATCGATGTCTGGCAAGGCGAGCGAGAAATTGCGCCACCGAAACCGGAAAATAAAGCGCGTAAAAGCATTCGTTAG
- a CDS encoding OmpW/AlkL family protein, which translates to MKTLLACMAGLATLPMVAHADSPYFSLQDGDGFKRFSVSVGALHVMPQGKAQPFKVNTAVENGKSYRNGAISVDTVVNNLDPSVDQRTVKGLLEGIGFFTGGTLPADISGTTQINGLSEWDNPGTGLTADDVTTLGIMTNYYFTDNISFEMKAGIPPKVDLQGKGKIYAPFSGTATPTLGNIELPIDIILKKDIEITDLEAYGPAASARAWTPAFEFQYHFGKTGVNKFRPYVGLGVMYAYFNELEINSRTEQDLIAAGHMIANIKEGKAGASLDGTPSSANPKVDLEASDAFAPVATVGFSYDFNETWFAVGSVSYAHLKNDTTITVTDANLGELIRSKADIEVNPILAYAGIGMRF; encoded by the coding sequence ATGAAAACATTGCTGGCATGTATGGCAGGCCTAGCCACTTTACCTATGGTCGCGCATGCAGATTCCCCTTATTTTAGCTTGCAAGATGGAGATGGCTTTAAGCGCTTTTCGGTATCGGTCGGTGCATTGCATGTGATGCCGCAAGGTAAGGCCCAACCATTTAAAGTGAATACTGCTGTCGAAAACGGTAAAAGTTATAGAAACGGTGCTATCAGTGTTGATACGGTCGTCAATAATCTTGATCCTTCTGTCGATCAGAGAACAGTGAAAGGATTATTAGAAGGGATTGGCTTCTTCACTGGAGGTACATTACCAGCGGATATCAGTGGAACCACTCAAATCAATGGTCTGTCTGAATGGGATAATCCAGGTACCGGTCTGACAGCGGATGATGTCACGACTTTAGGCATTATGACCAACTACTACTTTACCGATAATATTTCATTTGAAATGAAAGCAGGCATTCCGCCCAAGGTTGATCTGCAAGGTAAAGGTAAAATCTATGCACCGTTCTCGGGAACAGCAACCCCTACTCTGGGCAATATTGAACTTCCTATCGATATTATACTGAAGAAAGACATCGAGATTACTGATCTGGAAGCTTATGGGCCGGCGGCTTCTGCCCGCGCATGGACACCTGCCTTTGAATTCCAGTATCACTTTGGTAAAACCGGGGTCAATAAATTCCGGCCTTATGTCGGCTTAGGTGTCATGTATGCCTATTTCAATGAACTGGAAATTAACTCACGTACCGAGCAAGACCTGATTGCTGCCGGACATATGATTGCCAATATCAAGGAAGGAAAAGCTGGTGCTTCTCTGGATGGCACGCCAAGTTCAGCCAACCCGAAAGTTGATCTGGAAGCATCCGATGCTTTCGCGCCTGTGGCCACGGTCGGCTTTAGCTATGACTTTAATGAAACCTGGTTTGCAGTCGGTTCAGTCTCTTATGCACATCTGAAAAATGACACGACAATTACAGTGACAGATGCAAATCTAGGTGAGCTGATTCGCTCTAAAGCCGATATTGAAGTCAATCCGATTCTGGCCTATGCTGGGATCGGGATGCGTTTCTAA
- a CDS encoding MFS transporter has protein sequence MADSQFSKALIFMLIGSAIILALSLGVRHAFGLYLVPMSEEFGWGHNVFSLAIAMQNLIWGAVQPITGAFADKYGSKIVVAVGGALYAIGLLLMAVSSTGLLLNLSVGLILGLALSATSFPVLLSAVGRAAPPEKRSLAMGIASAAGSFGQFIMLPSTLLLLQNVGWSAALVVSSILIALIVPLAWMLKAPMYVHPNAAATSNKVSLSFKQILVVVKNHKPFWFLAMGFFVCGFQVVFIGIHLPGYLIDHGFNATTGTIFLALVGLFNVVGTYTAGWLGGKYSKPHLLMGLYALRGIAIIAFLMLPLSTWTVYSFGVIMGLLWLSTVPLTNGIVANMFGVKYLTMLSGIVFFTHQVGSFFGGWLGGVNHDLSGNYNAVWMLSIVLSIFGVLVHFWVNEEQIVHD, from the coding sequence ATGGCTGACAGTCAATTTTCCAAAGCTCTTATTTTTATGCTGATTGGCTCCGCCATCATTTTAGCACTGTCATTGGGTGTACGTCATGCCTTTGGCCTGTATCTGGTACCGATGAGCGAAGAGTTTGGCTGGGGTCATAATGTTTTTAGCTTGGCCATTGCCATGCAAAACCTGATCTGGGGTGCAGTTCAGCCAATTACCGGGGCATTTGCCGATAAATATGGCAGCAAGATTGTGGTAGCTGTAGGCGGAGCCTTATACGCAATCGGTCTACTCTTGATGGCAGTCAGCTCGACTGGATTATTGCTTAATCTGAGTGTAGGGTTAATTCTAGGTCTCGCCCTGTCAGCTACGTCATTTCCGGTGTTATTGTCTGCAGTTGGACGTGCTGCCCCACCAGAAAAGCGCAGTTTGGCGATGGGAATTGCCAGTGCGGCCGGGTCTTTTGGTCAGTTTATCATGCTGCCTTCGACCCTGTTGCTATTACAGAATGTTGGCTGGTCAGCGGCGCTGGTGGTTAGTTCCATTTTAATTGCATTGATTGTGCCATTGGCTTGGATGCTGAAAGCACCGATGTATGTTCATCCCAACGCAGCCGCTACCTCCAATAAAGTCTCACTCAGTTTTAAACAGATTCTGGTGGTGGTGAAAAATCATAAACCCTTCTGGTTTCTGGCCATGGGCTTTTTTGTTTGTGGTTTTCAGGTCGTTTTTATTGGCATCCACCTGCCGGGCTATCTGATCGATCATGGTTTTAATGCCACAACCGGTACGATTTTCTTAGCCTTAGTGGGTCTGTTTAATGTGGTAGGCACCTATACGGCCGGCTGGCTCGGTGGAAAATATTCCAAACCGCATCTGCTAATGGGATTATATGCCCTGCGTGGAATTGCGATTATTGCCTTTCTCATGCTGCCTCTCAGCACATGGACAGTCTATAGCTTTGGTGTCATTATGGGATTACTCTGGTTATCGACCGTTCCGCTGACCAATGGCATTGTAGCGAATATGTTCGGGGTGAAATATCTGACCATGCTCAGTGGCATCGTGTTCTTTACCCATCAGGTTGGCTCGTTTTTCGGTGGCTGGCTCGGTGGAGTCAACCATGATTTAAGCGGCAATTATAATGCGGTGTGGATGCTATCCATTGTCCTCAGCATTTTTGGCGTACTGGTGCATTTCTGGGTCAATGAGGAGCAAATCGTCCATGACTGA
- a CDS encoding TauD/TfdA dioxygenase family protein yields MTSLTQLSQAIHDAPRWHQPDQLQHPDEIKIVPQADQALGAVVYGLDARKAQSSETILKLKQALAEHLILIFKQQSLDDLQYLAFSTYFGSIFRPGADTPVLAAQSDSGVPPDVVPVSNAVDQGDYTGHGELTPHADHQWTPLPSFGSLLYAIELPQDGGQTSWINTIKAYDALDEATKVEIDQLQLITYNPFVRRQKTKDQAVDQGYGNSPLYRFKDQPILSHAYPHPLVRTHPESGRKALWLNTHTEVELVNYDDQAGSQLIATLREHISKPEFAYEHHWEIGDIVFWDNQVTLHSRRPFPADQRRLLKRISLAGSRPF; encoded by the coding sequence ATGACCAGCTTAACCCAACTTTCACAAGCCATTCATGATGCCCCACGCTGGCATCAGCCAGATCAATTGCAACATCCGGATGAAATAAAAATTGTACCGCAAGCTGATCAGGCCTTAGGCGCAGTGGTCTATGGTCTGGATGCCCGTAAAGCCCAGTCATCCGAAACCATTCTAAAATTAAAACAGGCTCTGGCCGAGCATCTGATTTTGATCTTCAAACAGCAAAGTCTGGATGATTTACAGTATCTGGCGTTTTCAACTTATTTCGGTTCCATTTTCCGTCCAGGTGCAGATACACCGGTACTGGCTGCGCAGTCCGATAGCGGTGTTCCACCCGATGTCGTGCCGGTTTCCAATGCCGTCGATCAAGGCGATTATACTGGTCATGGTGAACTCACTCCACATGCCGATCATCAATGGACGCCTTTACCCTCTTTTGGTTCCTTACTCTATGCGATTGAACTACCTCAGGACGGCGGCCAGACCAGCTGGATCAACACCATTAAAGCCTATGATGCACTCGATGAAGCAACCAAGGTAGAGATCGATCAGCTGCAACTGATTACTTACAACCCTTTTGTGCGCCGTCAAAAAACTAAAGATCAGGCTGTTGATCAAGGTTACGGTAATAGTCCGCTGTACCGCTTTAAAGATCAGCCCATATTAAGTCATGCCTATCCACATCCACTGGTGCGTACCCATCCTGAATCTGGCCGTAAAGCGCTTTGGCTAAACACGCATACCGAAGTCGAGCTGGTCAATTATGATGATCAGGCTGGCAGCCAACTGATCGCAACATTACGTGAGCATATTTCAAAACCTGAGTTCGCTTACGAACATCACTGGGAAATTGGCGATATCGTGTTCTGGGATAATCAGGTGACTTTGCACTCCCGCCGTCCATTCCCGGCTGATCAGCGCCGTTTATTAAAACGCATCAGTCTGGCGGGTAGCCGTCCGTTTTAG
- a CDS encoding four-helix bundle copper-binding protein, with translation MNQLQFSDCVQTCMNCSLACANCASACLKEEDLEMMRECIQRCLDCADICQLCARMEQKQSPFMHEICELCAKACDYCVEECGHHEDEHCQQCAEACRRCAEECRKMAA, from the coding sequence ATGAATCAGCTTCAATTTTCAGATTGTGTTCAAACCTGTATGAACTGTTCCCTGGCCTGTGCCAACTGTGCCAGTGCCTGTCTTAAAGAAGAAGATCTGGAGATGATGCGGGAGTGTATCCAGCGCTGTCTGGACTGTGCAGATATCTGTCAGTTGTGTGCCCGTATGGAACAAAAGCAATCTCCATTCATGCATGAAATATGTGAACTTTGTGCGAAAGCCTGTGACTACTGTGTAGAAGAATGTGGTCATCATGAAGATGAACATTGTCAGCAATGTGCCGAAGCATGCCGCCGCTGTGCTGAAGAATGCCGAAAAATGGCGGCTTAA
- the sthA gene encoding Si-specific NAD(P)(+) transhydrogenase gives MPRKKEVVSGTFVKYDAVVLGSGPAGEGAAMKLAKSGKRVAIVEMREQLGGNCTHVGTIPSKALRQTVSSIIRYQRDPLFQKVGDWKQFTMKQVLRHAHKVIQQQVDTHSRFYDRNKIDIYHGRAYIQDQNTIFVFNPDGIKETLMFKQLVIASGSRPYRPDILDFNHPRVFDSDKILDLDYSIQKIIIYGAGVIGCEYASIFIGLGHKVDLINTQHKLLSYLDDEISDALSYHLREQGVLIRHNEQIDFLETFDDHVVMHTQSGKKIKADAILWCNGRSGNTDGLGLENVGLKPNSRGQLTVNDQYQTEVENIYAAGDVIGWPSLASAAYDQGRCAGANMSGEKDVAPVTDIPTGIYTIPEISSIGKTEQQLTEEKIPYEVGQASFRHLARAQITGDTMGELKILFHRETLEVLGVHCFGNNASEIIHIGQAVMNSPNNTIKYFVETTFNYPTMAEAYRVATLNGMNRLF, from the coding sequence ATGCCACGTAAAAAAGAGGTCGTTAGTGGGACTTTCGTTAAATATGATGCGGTAGTTCTAGGTTCGGGCCCTGCGGGCGAAGGCGCGGCAATGAAACTTGCCAAATCTGGTAAGCGTGTTGCAATCGTTGAGATGCGTGAACAGCTGGGTGGTAACTGTACCCATGTCGGTACGATTCCAAGTAAAGCATTGCGTCAAACAGTATCCAGTATTATCCGTTATCAACGTGATCCACTGTTTCAAAAAGTTGGGGACTGGAAGCAGTTCACTATGAAGCAAGTGTTGCGTCATGCACATAAAGTTATTCAACAACAAGTAGATACACATTCACGTTTCTACGACCGCAATAAAATTGATATTTATCATGGTCGTGCCTACATTCAGGATCAAAATACCATTTTTGTATTTAACCCAGATGGCATTAAAGAAACGCTGATGTTTAAGCAACTGGTCATTGCCAGCGGCTCGCGTCCATATCGTCCAGACATTCTTGATTTTAATCATCCACGTGTATTTGATTCAGACAAAATTCTGGATCTGGACTATTCCATCCAGAAAATCATCATTTATGGCGCAGGTGTAATCGGTTGTGAATATGCCTCGATCTTTATTGGTTTGGGACATAAAGTTGACCTGATCAACACCCAACACAAACTTTTAAGCTATCTTGATGATGAAATCTCTGATGCGCTGTCTTATCACTTGCGTGAACAGGGTGTGCTGATTCGTCATAATGAACAGATCGACTTTTTAGAAACATTTGACGACCATGTGGTGATGCACACGCAAAGCGGCAAGAAAATTAAAGCCGACGCGATTTTGTGGTGTAATGGCCGTTCAGGCAATACCGATGGTCTAGGCCTTGAAAATGTCGGCCTGAAACCGAACAGCCGTGGTCAATTGACTGTGAATGATCAATATCAGACTGAAGTAGAAAATATCTACGCTGCCGGTGATGTAATCGGTTGGCCTTCACTAGCCTCTGCTGCCTATGACCAAGGTCGTTGCGCGGGTGCCAATATGAGCGGCGAGAAAGACGTTGCGCCGGTGACTGATATTCCAACCGGGATTTATACCATTCCTGAGATTTCTTCGATTGGTAAGACTGAACAGCAGCTGACTGAAGAAAAGATTCCGTATGAAGTCGGTCAGGCATCATTCCGTCATTTGGCACGTGCACAGATTACCGGAGATACTATGGGCGAATTAAAGATTCTGTTCCATCGTGAAACACTGGAAGTTTTGGGTGTACATTGCTTCGGTAATAATGCCTCTGAAATTATCCATATTGGTCAGGCAGTCATGAACAGCCCGAACAATACCATCAAGTACTTCGTAGAAACCACGTTTAACTATCCGACTATGGCTGAAGCGTATCGTGTAGCCACACTGAATGGTATGAACCGTTTATTCTAA
- the lipA gene encoding lipoyl synthase, with the protein MSENRKPEQGVKLRGAEKVARIPVKVVPTVETPRKPDWIRVKMAAPEEVQRIKTTLRQQKLHTVCEEAACPNLPECFGGGTATFMIMGDICTRRCPFCDVAHGRPNALDADEPRHMAETIANLGLKYAVITSVDRDDLLDGGAQHFVDCIKEARALSPNTLLEILVPDFRGRMDIALRIMTECPPDVFNHNIETVPRLYKAMRPGSDYQHSLNLLKMFKEYCPDVPTKCGLMVGIGETEEEVLALLDDLHAHGVDYVTIGQYLQPSKEHAAIDRFVTPEEFEHYTEHGQKLGFRNIWAAPMVRSSYFADRQYNGEPVPAVRRKVDPAKKIAVQAIEA; encoded by the coding sequence ATGTCTGAAAACCGTAAACCTGAACAGGGCGTCAAACTTCGCGGTGCGGAAAAAGTTGCCCGCATTCCTGTAAAAGTTGTTCCTACGGTTGAAACGCCACGCAAGCCGGACTGGATCCGGGTGAAAATGGCGGCACCTGAAGAAGTTCAACGTATTAAAACCACATTACGTCAGCAAAAATTACATACGGTGTGCGAAGAAGCCGCCTGTCCAAACCTGCCTGAATGTTTTGGTGGCGGTACTGCGACCTTTATGATTATGGGTGATATCTGTACCCGTCGCTGTCCATTCTGTGATGTGGCTCATGGCCGTCCAAATGCACTGGATGCAGATGAACCGCGTCATATGGCTGAGACCATTGCCAACCTGGGTTTGAAATATGCGGTAATCACTTCGGTAGACCGTGATGATTTACTGGATGGCGGTGCACAGCATTTTGTCGATTGTATTAAAGAAGCACGTGCTCTAAGCCCAAATACCTTACTCGAAATTCTGGTGCCGGACTTCCGTGGCCGTATGGATATCGCGCTGCGTATCATGACTGAATGTCCGCCGGATGTGTTTAACCACAATATCGAAACTGTACCGCGTTTATATAAAGCCATGCGTCCAGGTTCTGACTATCAGCACTCTTTAAACCTGCTAAAAATGTTTAAAGAATACTGCCCGGACGTACCAACCAAATGTGGTCTCATGGTCGGTATTGGTGAAACTGAAGAAGAAGTGCTTGCTCTGCTTGATGATTTACATGCGCATGGCGTGGATTATGTGACGATTGGTCAGTATTTGCAGCCTTCAAAAGAACATGCAGCGATTGACCGCTTCGTAACACCTGAAGAATTCGAGCATTATACCGAACATGGCCAAAAACTGGGCTTCCGTAATATCTGGGCAGCACCAATGGTTCGTTCAAGCTACTTTGCCGACCGCCAATACAATGGCGAACCTGTACCAGCAGTGCGCCGTAAAGTGGATCCTGCCAAGAAAATTGCAGTTCAGGCCATTGAAGCTTAA
- a CDS encoding acyl-CoA dehydrogenase: MLFIFAVLLLLLSLWAVFYFQLSRSAGAIALIIVSIVCAFISPWSLILGIPLILISLVVMIDPLRMSFISKPAYKALANAMPSISPTEREALDSGTSWWEKELFMGAPNWETFNSYPYPKLSLEEQAFLDNEVETLCSMLDEWEIHEQKALPDHVWQYIKEHGFLGLIIPKEYGGRAFSSFAQSRVMSKIASRSLTTAVSCMVPNSLGPGELLLHYGTEEQKDRYLPGLARGEEIPCFGLTSPEAGSDAGAIPDTGVVCYGQFEGQEVLGLRMNFSKRWITLAPIATVVGLAFKMYDPDHLLGEQTEYGITCALLPASHEGVIVGPRHNPGPPFMNGTVEGKDVFIPLDWIIGGVKNAGKGWRMLMECLAVGRGISLPALSTSTSEMTYLNVGAFSRIRQQFKISVGKFEGVQEATSEIASDTYMLEALRYLVTCGLNQGGKPAVMTAIAKYYATEGMRKVVNHGMDVVGGRAIQMGPRNFLAPYYQAIPVSITVEGANILSRSLMIFGQGSMRCHPYLYEELQLLQTEDPAAALNPFDNLLFKHLGYTFNRTARSFAYAFTGGSNAAPQSAVDFTRPYYKIINRLSANFALTADMCLGLLAGDIKRKEMLSGRLADIHAHLFIASSILKYFEHSKKTEDERLHAQLAVEKSLYTAQEAFFDLFANFPVGTAASMVKLLCFPFGRPVQKPSDQLKQQVANSMMEDNAFRQVLKKHVYYNTHENDVTGRMESTFIMLLDIEQLWDRFKKAENKDQFKGLSFAEHVADAQLHGFINDEEAEKLLHYNARRYDSMLTDVFDLHLQEVLELENPYLIKEDAKGTDTSVQTDPSHSVSP, from the coding sequence ATGCTATTTATATTTGCTGTACTACTGCTATTACTCAGTTTATGGGCCGTTTTCTATTTTCAGCTCTCCCGTAGCGCGGGTGCAATTGCGCTGATCATCGTGTCAATTGTCTGCGCTTTTATTAGTCCATGGTCGCTGATTCTAGGAATTCCGCTGATCCTAATTAGCCTTGTAGTGATGATCGACCCTTTACGTATGTCGTTTATTTCCAAACCGGCCTATAAAGCACTGGCAAATGCCATGCCGAGTATCAGTCCGACAGAACGCGAAGCACTGGATTCCGGAACCAGCTGGTGGGAAAAAGAGCTGTTTATGGGTGCACCGAATTGGGAAACCTTTAACAGTTATCCTTATCCAAAGCTGTCGCTAGAAGAACAGGCCTTTCTGGACAATGAAGTTGAAACCTTGTGCAGCATGCTGGATGAATGGGAAATTCATGAGCAAAAAGCGCTGCCTGATCATGTCTGGCAATATATTAAGGAACATGGTTTCTTGGGCCTGATTATTCCCAAAGAATACGGCGGTCGTGCCTTTAGCTCCTTTGCCCAAAGTCGGGTGATGAGCAAGATTGCTTCGCGATCTCTGACCACAGCCGTGAGTTGTATGGTACCGAACTCACTCGGACCAGGCGAGCTGTTACTGCATTATGGTACCGAAGAACAGAAAGACCGTTATCTGCCGGGTCTGGCGCGAGGCGAAGAAATTCCCTGTTTCGGTTTGACCAGTCCGGAAGCCGGCTCCGATGCCGGTGCGATTCCTGATACGGGCGTGGTCTGCTATGGCCAGTTTGAAGGTCAGGAAGTCTTAGGCCTGAGAATGAATTTTTCCAAACGCTGGATTACTTTGGCACCAATTGCGACAGTGGTGGGTCTGGCCTTTAAAATGTATGACCCTGATCATCTTCTGGGTGAACAGACTGAATACGGCATTACCTGTGCCCTGCTCCCTGCCAGTCATGAAGGCGTAATAGTGGGACCACGGCATAACCCCGGACCACCATTCATGAATGGTACGGTTGAAGGTAAAGATGTGTTTATTCCTCTGGACTGGATTATTGGTGGCGTCAAAAATGCCGGCAAAGGCTGGCGTATGCTGATGGAATGTTTGGCAGTCGGTCGTGGCATCTCCCTACCAGCGCTGTCTACTTCTACTTCAGAAATGACTTATTTAAATGTGGGTGCTTTCTCTCGTATTCGTCAGCAATTCAAGATTTCAGTTGGTAAGTTTGAGGGTGTTCAGGAAGCCACCAGTGAAATCGCCAGTGACACCTATATGCTGGAAGCCTTGCGTTATCTGGTCACCTGTGGTCTGAATCAGGGTGGCAAGCCTGCCGTAATGACAGCGATTGCCAAATATTATGCGACAGAAGGCATGCGTAAAGTGGTCAATCACGGTATGGATGTGGTCGGTGGCCGCGCCATTCAGATGGGTCCGCGTAACTTTCTGGCGCCTTATTATCAGGCAATTCCAGTCTCCATTACGGTTGAAGGCGCCAATATTCTTAGTCGTTCCCTGATGATTTTCGGTCAGGGTTCAATGCGTTGCCATCCTTATCTTTATGAAGAATTACAGCTCTTACAAACAGAAGATCCGGCAGCGGCTCTAAATCCTTTTGATAACTTGCTGTTTAAGCATTTGGGTTACACCTTTAACCGGACTGCTCGCTCCTTTGCCTATGCCTTTACAGGTGGCTCCAATGCTGCGCCGCAAAGTGCTGTTGACTTTACCCGTCCTTATTACAAGATCATTAACCGGCTGAGTGCCAACTTTGCTTTAACTGCGGATATGTGTCTAGGATTACTCGCAGGGGATATCAAACGTAAGGAAATGCTTTCGGGTCGTCTGGCCGATATTCATGCACATCTGTTTATTGCTTCCTCAATTCTGAAATATTTTGAGCATAGCAAAAAGACTGAAGATGAGCGTTTGCATGCACAGCTTGCGGTAGAAAAATCTCTGTATACGGCGCAAGAAGCATTTTTTGATCTGTTTGCCAACTTCCCGGTAGGTACAGCAGCAAGCATGGTCAAACTGTTATGTTTCCCATTTGGCCGTCCAGTACAGAAACCATCAGACCAGCTGAAACAGCAGGTTGCAAATAGCATGATGGAAGACAATGCATTCCGTCAGGTCTTGAAAAAGCATGTCTATTACAATACTCATGAAAATGATGTCACCGGCCGTATGGAATCTACTTTCATCATGTTGCTGGACATTGAACAGCTGTGGGATCGCTTTAAAAAAGCAGAAAATAAAGACCAGTTCAAGGGTTTAAGCTTTGCAGAGCATGTGGCAGATGCACAGCTACATGGTTTTATTAATGATGAGGAAGCAGAAAAATTGCTGCACTACAATGCGCGTCGTTATGACAGCATGTTGACCGATGTATTTGATCTGCATTTGCAGGAGGTATTAGAGCTTGAGAATCCGTATCTCATCAAGGAAGATGCCAAAGGAACGGATACTTCAGTGCAAACTGATCCTTCACACTCAGTATCACCTTAA
- a CDS encoding carboxymuconolactone decarboxylase family protein yields the protein MSQQDYENGLKVRTEVMGESFVKRAQENTVPFSQPLQDWINEHAWGSTWQREGVLPRKYRSLITIAFLTAQKSPTELKGHVRGALNNGATVEEIQEVLLHSLPYCGAPATQEAFRAALEVIQEYKTNQQN from the coding sequence ATGTCACAACAAGATTATGAAAATGGCCTGAAAGTCCGTACTGAAGTGATGGGTGAAAGCTTTGTAAAACGTGCTCAGGAAAATACCGTGCCTTTTAGCCAACCATTACAGGACTGGATTAATGAACATGCCTGGGGTTCGACCTGGCAACGTGAAGGTGTATTACCACGTAAATATCGCTCCTTAATTACCATTGCATTTCTGACTGCTCAAAAAAGTCCCACTGAACTGAAAGGCCATGTGCGAGGTGCCCTAAATAACGGTGCAACGGTTGAGGAAATTCAGGAAGTGCTGCTGCATAGCCTGCCTTACTGCGGCGCACCAGCGACTCAGGAAGCCTTTCGTGCTGCACTTGAAGTGATTCAGGAATATAAGACGAATCAACAAAATTAA
- a CDS encoding NAD(P)-dependent oxidoreductase, with protein MGWHMASHLPKLGHPVWVWNRTEQKALDHAQSFRTLAVGIEQAVQADFIFSCLPTSQDVEALIEAHPPKQGAIWIDCTSGVPELAQKLANLLEQQGSYYLDAPVSGQTIGAEKGTLTVMVGGNESAFEQAKPIIAAFAGLIEYVGESGSGFAVKAVNNTLMATHLWALAEGLTVLKGQGVDLSSALNCINHSSGKSSMSENIMAQRVLSREFHKTFALDLLQKDIGIALELVQQQQLDLSVMSLVQQQFQQIAKPQASQLDFSAAVQGLEQRTQIELRG; from the coding sequence ATGGGCTGGCATATGGCCTCCCATTTGCCAAAACTCGGACATCCGGTTTGGGTCTGGAACCGGACTGAACAGAAAGCGCTAGATCATGCTCAATCTTTCAGGACTCTGGCAGTGGGTATTGAACAGGCGGTTCAGGCAGATTTTATCTTTTCCTGTTTGCCGACCAGTCAGGATGTGGAAGCATTAATTGAGGCACATCCACCCAAGCAAGGTGCAATCTGGATTGACTGTACCAGCGGTGTGCCGGAATTGGCGCAAAAACTGGCAAACCTACTGGAGCAACAGGGAAGTTATTATCTGGATGCTCCGGTATCTGGTCAGACCATTGGTGCAGAAAAGGGTACTTTAACCGTGATGGTGGGAGGAAATGAATCCGCCTTTGAACAAGCCAAACCGATCATTGCTGCTTTTGCTGGGTTGATTGAGTATGTGGGGGAAAGTGGTTCCGGTTTTGCAGTGAAAGCCGTTAACAATACTTTGATGGCGACTCATTTATGGGCACTGGCTGAAGGCTTAACTGTACTGAAAGGGCAGGGAGTTGATTTAAGCAGTGCGTTGAACTGTATTAATCATTCCAGTGGTAAAAGCAGCATGTCGGAAAATATCATGGCGCAGCGTGTACTGAGCCGTGAGTTTCATAAAACTTTTGCGCTGGATTTATTGCAGAAAGATATTGGTATTGCTTTAGAACTGGTGCAACAGCAGCAACTGGATTTATCAGTGATGTCATTGGTGCAGCAACAGTTCCAGCAGATTGCCAAGCCACAGGCCAGCCAACTGGATTTCTCCGCTGCGGTGCAAGGCTTAGAACAACGTACGCAGATTGAATTAAGGGGATAA